In one Bacillus rossius redtenbacheri isolate Brsri chromosome 11, Brsri_v3, whole genome shotgun sequence genomic region, the following are encoded:
- the LOC134536836 gene encoding solute carrier family 25 member 35-like isoform X1 has protein sequence MEFATGAVAAACATFVTNPLEVVKTRLQLQGELRARGSHAGPYRGTLQALRAVVRAEGLLALQKGLVPRLWLQTLLNGTRLGLYQAAEDRGLTLDSGGRLSLPRSSLAAAVAGCCGIFLGSPFLLVKTHLQAQGAEGWAVGRQYKHASMTQGLRGIYALHGVPGLWRGAVSAVPRGALGSVVQLVAYSSSKQRLDGYPMFHERLLLKTLIASIASSTILALCTTPFDVVSTRMYNQGVDAKGRGLLYTGTWDCLVKIWRSEGVYGVYKGFLPFYARGGLQTVLCFGIWDTLRDAEKKFLPARTAQAVDKPSRESL, from the exons ATGGAGTTTGCGACGGGCGCCGTGGCGGCGGCTTGCGCCACCTTCGTCACCAACCCGCTGGAGGTGGTGAAGACCCGGCTGCAGCTGCAGGGGGAGCTCCGGGCGAGGGGCAGCCACGCCGGCCCCTACCGGGGCACGCTCCAAGCCCTGCGCGCCGTGGTTCGGGCCGAGGGACTCCTGGCCCTGCAGAAGGGGCTGGTGCCCCGGCTCTGGCTCCAGACGCTGCTCAACGGCACGCGGCTGGGGCTGTACCAGGCGGCCGAGGACAGGGGCCTGACGCTGGACTCGGGAGGACGCCTGTCCCTGCCCAGGTCCTCGCTGGCCGCGGCGGTCGCCGGCTGCTGTGGCATTTTCCTCGGGAGCCCGTTCTTACTT GTGAAGACGCACCTCCAGGCGCAGGGGGCGGAAGGATGGGCGGTCGGGCGCCAGTACAAGCACGCCAGCATGACCCAGGGCCTCCGGGGGATCTACGCGCTGCACGGCGTGCCGGGGCTGTGGAGGGGGGCGGTCTCAGCAGTGCCCCGGGGGGCCCTCGGTTCCGTCGTGCAGCTGGTGGCATACAGCTCCTCCAAGCAGCGGCTCGACGGCTACCCG ATGTTCCATGAGAGACTGCTGCTTAAAACATTAATAGCGAGCATAGCAAGCAGCACAATATTGGCTCTATGCACGACACCGTTTGATGTTGTCTCAACACGCATGTACAACCAAG GAGTGGATGCGAAGGGTCGTGGACTGCTGTACACGGGCACTTGGGACTGCTTGGTGAAGATCTGGCGTAGCGAAGGTGTCTACGGCGTCTACAAGGGCTTCCTCCCGTTCTACGCTCGCGGCGGTCTCCAGACAGTGCTGTGTTTTGGCATCTGGGACACCCTCAGAGATGCGGAGAAGAAGTTTCTGCCTGCACGCACGGCGCAAGCAGTAGACAAACCTTCTCGCGAAAGTTTATGA